One Candidatus Omnitrophota bacterium genomic window carries:
- a CDS encoding permease: MPVKERNKLILMVAAFLACFYMPIDLLPFRNPVFEAIALVKWYAREHVLLCLVPAFFIAGGISVFVSQASVIRYFGAKANKFLAYSVASISGAILAVCSCTVLPLFSGIYKRGAGLGPATAFLYSGPAINVLAIIMTARILGWELGIARAVGAVVFSVVIGLLMHMIFIKEESARQAGGDLSIGGEKEGRTLVQNAVYFASMVAFLVFANWAAPAEGEGGIWAAIFAAKWYLAGGGLVVTGLTLLKWFRADEITDWVASSWAFAKQIIPLLFLGVIAAGLLLGRPGHEGLIPAWIIAKAVGGNSLLSNFCASFLGAFMYFATLTEIPILQGLIGAGMGKGPALALLLAGPALSLPNMLVIRGVLGTKKTVVYVGLVIVMATFSGILFGAIAG, from the coding sequence GTGCCAGTGAAAGAGCGGAATAAATTGATATTGATGGTGGCGGCTTTTCTGGCGTGTTTTTATATGCCGATCGATCTCCTGCCGTTCAGGAATCCCGTGTTCGAGGCTATAGCCCTGGTAAAATGGTATGCGCGGGAACATGTGCTCCTTTGCCTTGTCCCGGCGTTCTTCATAGCCGGTGGCATTTCGGTATTCGTGAGCCAGGCCTCCGTGATAAGGTATTTCGGGGCTAAGGCCAATAAGTTCCTGGCATATTCCGTGGCGTCCATATCGGGCGCGATACTCGCGGTGTGTTCCTGCACGGTCCTTCCCCTGTTCTCGGGCATATATAAAAGAGGCGCAGGTCTGGGTCCGGCCACGGCGTTCCTCTATTCCGGGCCGGCGATAAACGTGCTAGCGATCATCATGACGGCGCGCATCCTCGGATGGGAGCTGGGTATCGCGCGAGCCGTAGGTGCCGTGGTGTTCAGTGTCGTGATAGGGCTTTTGATGCATATGATCTTTATAAAGGAAGAAAGCGCAAGGCAGGCCGGGGGGGATCTTTCTATCGGGGGAGAAAAGGAGGGGAGAACACTCGTCCAGAACGCGGTATATTTCGCTTCTATGGTGGCCTTCCTCGTGTTCGCGAATTGGGCCGCTCCGGCGGAAGGCGAGGGTGGCATATGGGCCGCGATATTCGCCGCGAAATGGTATCTCGCGGGTGGTGGACTTGTCGTAACGGGCCTTACGCTCTTAAAATGGTTCCGCGCAGATGAAATAACGGATTGGGTCGCGAGTTCATGGGCATTCGCCAAGCAGATAATCCCGCTACTCTTTTTGGGTGTTATCGCGGCGGGCCTTCTCCTGGGAAGGCCGGGACATGAAGGCCTTATCCCGGCATGGATCATCGCTAAAGCCGTAGGCGGGAACTCTTTACTCTCGAATTTTTGCGCTTCCTTCCTGGGGGCGTTCATGTATTTCGCCACACTTACGGAGATACCGATATTGCAGGGACTTATAGGCGCCGGGATGGGTAAAGGACCGGCATTGGCCCTGTTATTGGCCGGGCCCGCGTTAAGCCTGCCAAATATGCTCGTGATCAGGGGGGTCCTGGGCACGAAAAAGACGGTTGTTTATGTCGGCCTTGTCATAGTGATGGCGACATTTAGCGGAATATTGTTCGGCGCGATAGCCGGATAA
- a CDS encoding metalloregulator ArsR/SmtB family transcription factor: MGKECGMEELSKIMKALADINRIRILKMLEGNKLCVCELAYVLGITQPSVSRHLKKLKNAGIIKNEHEGFWTNYYINPDNGYSKALLGKLEQWANSDEIVLSDRAKIKKADRNKLCCQRTTPQAGKKRCQ, translated from the coding sequence ATGGGAAAGGAATGTGGGATGGAAGAACTCTCTAAAATAATGAAAGCCCTGGCGGATATTAACCGCATAAGGATACTCAAGATGCTGGAAGGGAATAAGCTCTGTGTATGCGAACTGGCATATGTTCTGGGAATAACCCAGCCGAGCGTATCACGTCACCTGAAAAAACTCAAGAACGCCGGCATAATAAAGAATGAGCACGAAGGATTCTGGACGAATTATTATATCAACCCGGATAACGGATACTCAAAGGCGCTACTGGGGAAGCTGGAACAGTGGGCGAACTCGGATGAAATAGTGCTTTCGGACAGGGCAAAGATAAAAAAAGCCGACAGGAATAAGCTTTGCTGCCAGCGGACCACGCCGCAGGCGGGGAAAAAGAGGTGCCAGTGA
- a CDS encoding methyltransferase domain-containing protein, whose amino-acid sequence MAAERNEMEYVHGYSEKQLKRLGDQAGALAGILHEGVRYPDNTSLLEIGCGTGSQSVILAANNPGVKITSVDISEVSLEVARKNAKKHKLDNITFLRADVYALPFDKESFDNVFVCFFLEHLKDPVKALGIIRGLLRPGGGVTVIEGDHGSWYAYPESPEARKAVQCLVDIQAALGGNGLIGRELFPLLKKAAFRDIKVSPKVVYVDSDKPELVEGFSKRTFIAMVEGVRKDAIGSGLIEKSAWDKGMKDMYRATEEDGVFNYTFFSGTAVK is encoded by the coding sequence ATGGCGGCGGAAAGGAATGAAATGGAATATGTACACGGATATTCGGAAAAACAGCTTAAACGTCTTGGGGACCAAGCGGGCGCGCTGGCGGGCATATTGCATGAGGGTGTCCGATACCCTGATAATACCTCACTTCTCGAAATAGGTTGCGGCACTGGCAGCCAATCCGTCATATTGGCCGCCAACAACCCGGGAGTGAAGATCACTTCGGTCGATATATCGGAAGTATCGCTCGAGGTGGCCAGAAAGAACGCCAAAAAACATAAGCTCGACAATATCACCTTTCTCCGCGCCGATGTTTATGCCCTGCCGTTCGATAAGGAAAGTTTTGACAACGTGTTCGTGTGTTTTTTTCTGGAGCATCTCAAGGACCCGGTGAAAGCTCTCGGCATAATAAGAGGGCTGTTAAGACCGGGGGGCGGCGTTACCGTGATCGAAGGCGACCACGGATCATGGTACGCGTATCCGGAAAGCCCGGAAGCGAGAAAAGCCGTCCAATGCCTCGTTGATATACAGGCCGCGCTGGGCGGGAACGGACTTATCGGCAGGGAGCTTTTCCCTCTCCTGAAAAAAGCGGCTTTCAGGGATATCAAAGTATCCCCGAAAGTAGTGTATGTCGACTCCGATAAGCCTGAGCTTGTCGAAGGCTTTTCCAAGAGGACGTTCATAGCCATGGTGGAAGGGGTCAGGAAGGATGCCATCGGGTCAGGCCTTATTGAAAAGAGCGCCTGGGATAAGGGCATGAAAGACATGTACCGGGCTACGGAAGAGGACGGAGTGTTCAACTATACGTTCTTCTCGGGAACGGCCGTAAAATAA
- a CDS encoding DUF1667 domain-containing protein, with the protein MIKRMICTECPVGCALTVDMEGCEIREVTGNKCAKGQVYAVHEAVNPERVLTTTVLTLGMPLKMLPVRTSRPVPKDSMLELMSVIRKMRVTGPVKAGDVIAGDLLGMGIDLVATRDM; encoded by the coding sequence ATGATAAAAAGAATGATCTGCACAGAATGTCCGGTCGGATGTGCCCTTACGGTAGATATGGAAGGTTGCGAGATAAGGGAAGTGACGGGCAATAAATGCGCTAAGGGTCAGGTATACGCCGTACATGAAGCGGTGAACCCCGAACGCGTCCTGACCACTACAGTGCTTACCCTGGGAATGCCGCTCAAGATGCTGCCGGTGAGGACGTCACGACCTGTCCCGAAGGACAGTATGCTTGAGCTCATGTCAGTGATCAGGAAAATGCGTGTTACTGGCCCCGTCAAGGCCGGTGACGTGATCGCTGGGGACCTTCTCGGTATGGGGATAGATCTTGTCGCCACGCGGGATATGTAG